From one Musa acuminata AAA Group cultivar baxijiao chromosome BXJ2-6, Cavendish_Baxijiao_AAA, whole genome shotgun sequence genomic stretch:
- the LOC103987464 gene encoding sulfate transporter 1.2-like, protein MANQSDSSCVHKVGFPPRRSLATDFTRGLKETFFADDPLRPYKDQPRSKQLALGLRFLFPALEWGRDYNLSKLKGDIIAGLTIASLCIPQDIGYAKLANMDPQYGLYSSFVPPLVYAAMGSSRDIAIGPVAVVSLLLGALLQNEFDPVTQKEEFRRLAFTATFFAGVTQAALGFLRLGFLIDFLSHAAIVGFMGGAAITIALQQLKGFLGIKKFTKNTDIVSVMRSVWGSVEHGWNWQTMLIGSAFLAFLLAARYIGKKKKQQLFWVPAIAPLISVILATLLVYITRADKHGVQIVKKIEKGINPSSVDQIRFAGSFAAKGFRIGVVAGMVALTEAVAIGRTFAAMKDYQLDGNKEMVALGTMNMLGSMTSCYVTTGSFSRSAVNYMAGCQTTVSNVVMSLVVMLTLLVLTPLFEYTPNAILSSIIISAVLGLIDYEAAYLIWKVDRFDFMACMGAFFGVVFTSVEIGLLVAVSISLAKILLQVTRPRTALLGNLPGTMIYRNVEQYPEAIRVPGVLIVRVDSAIYFSNSNYVKERILRWLRDEEEQQKANDLPRVDFLIIDMSPVTDVDTSGIHALKELHRGLQKREVQLAIANPGAVVVEKLRLAEFIELIGQEKLFLTVGEAVIGCAPKVTEDV, encoded by the exons ATGGCCAACCAATCTGACTCTTCCTGCGTGCACAAGGTTGGGTTCCCTCCCCGGAGAAGCTTGGCGACGGATTTCACCCGCGGGCTGAAGGAAACATTCTTCGCCGACGATCCTTTACGCCCTTACAAGGATCAACCGAGATCGAAACAGCTCGCGCTGGGACTGCGTTTCTTGTTTCCAGCTCTGGAATGGGGGAGAGACTACAACCTCAGCAAGCTTAAGGGCGACATCATTGCCGGACTCACCATCGCAAGTCTTTGCATCCCTCAG GATATTGGATatgcaaagcttgccaacatggaTCCGCAGTATGGACTGT attCCAGCTTCGTTCCGCCGCTGGTTTATGCGGCGATGGGTAGCTCGAGGGACATCGCTATCGGACCCGTAGCGGTGGTGTCTCTCTTGCTTGGGGCTCTTCTGCAGAACGAGTTCGATCCTGTGACCCAGAAGGAGGAGTTCCGGCGGCTCGCCTTCACTGCGACCTTCTTTGCCGGAGTCACTCAAGCAGCTTTGGGTTTCCTGAG ACTGGGGTTTCTGATCGACTTCCTCTCCCATGCTGCCATCGTGGGATTCATGGGAGGGGCTGCCATCACGATAGCACTTCAGCAGCTCAAAGGGTTTCTCGGCATCAAGAAGTTCACCAAGAACACGGACATCGTTTCCGTCATGAGGTCCGTGTGGGGATCAGTCGAGCATGGG TGGAATTGGCAGACGATGCTGATCGGATCAGCCTTCTTGGCTTTCCTTCTGGCTGCCAGATACATC ggtaagaagaagaagcagcagctctTCTGGGTTCCAGCCATTGCTCCGTTGATCTCCGTCATCTTAGCCACCCTTTTGGTGTACATCACTCGTGCCGACAAGCATGGTGTTCAGATC GTGAAGAAAATAGAAAAAGGCATCAACCCATCATCCGTTGATCAGATCCGCTTCGCCGGTTCGTTCGCTGCAAAAGGTTTCCGGATCGGAGTGGTGGCCGGAATGGTGGCGTTGACG GAAGCGGTAGCGATCGGAAGAACATTTGCGGCCATGAAGGACTACCAATTGGATGGAAACAAGGAGATGGTGGCGCTAGGAACCATGAACATGCTCGGCTCCATGACATCTTGCTATGTAACCACAG GTTCCTTTTCGCGGTCCGCGGTGAATTATATGGCCGGGTGCCAAACCACGGTGTCGAACGTGGTCATGTCGCTGGTAGTGATGCTGACATTGCTGGTGCTCACACCCCTCTTCGAGTACACCCCGAACGCCATCCTTTCTTCCATCATCATCTCGGCTGTCCTGGGACTGATCGACTACGAAGCAGCTTATCTCATCTGGAAGGTTGACAGATTCGATTTCATGGCGTGCATGGGAGCCTTCTTTGGCGTGGTCTTCACGTCTGTGGAGATCGGCCTCCTGGTTGCG GTATCGATATCGCTGGCGAAGATCCTGCTGCAAGTGACCAGGCCGAGGACTGCTTTGCTGGGGAATCTACCGGGAACGATGATATATCGGAACGTGGAACAGTACCCCGAGGCAATTAGGGTTCCCGGAGTGCTGATCGTGAGAGTTGATTCGGCGATCTACTTCTCCAACTCCAACTACGTCAAGGAAAG GATCCTGAGATGGCTGAGAGATGAAGAGGAGCAACAGAAGGCAAATGATCTGCCGAGAGTTGATTTCTTGATCATCGACATGTCAC CTGTTACGGACGTAGACACGAGTGGGATTCACGCCTTGAAAGAGTTGCACAGAGGCCTACAAAAGCGTGAAGTGCAG CTTGCCATTGCGAATCCTGGTGCGGTGGTCGTCGAGAAGCTCCGTTTGGCTGAGTTCATTGAGCTCATAGGGCAGGAGAAGCTGTTCCTCACGGTCGGAGAAGCTGTGATCGGTTGTGCACCGAAGGTAACTGAAGATGTGTGA